A single genomic interval of Nomascus leucogenys isolate Asia chromosome 3, Asia_NLE_v1, whole genome shotgun sequence harbors:
- the NFKB2 gene encoding nuclear factor NF-kappa-B p100 subunit isoform X1 → MESCYNPGLDGIIEYDDFKLNSSIVEPKEPAPETADGPYLVIVEQPKQRGFRFRYGCEGPSHGGLPGASSEKGRKTYPTVKICNYEGPAKIEVDLVTHSDPPRAHAHSLVGKQCSELGICAVSVGPKDMTAQFNNLGVLHVTKKNMMGTMIQKLQRQRLRSRPQGLTEAEQRELEQEAKELKKVMDLSIVRLRFSAFLRASDGSFSLPLKPVISQPIHDSKSPGASNLKISRMDKTAGSVRGGDEVYLLCDKVQKDDIEVRFYEDDENGWQAFGDFSPTDVHKQYAIVFRTPPYHKMKIERPVTVFLQLKRKRGGDVSDSKQFTYYPLVEDKEEVQRKRRKALPTFSQPFGGGSHMGGGSGGAAGGYGGAGGGGSLSFFPCSLAYSPYQSGAGPMGCYPGGGGGAQMAASVPGRDSGEEAAEPSAPSRTPQCKPQAPEMLRRAREYNARLFGLAQRSARALLDYGVTADARALLAGQRHLLTAQDENGDTPLHLAIIHGQTSVVEQIACVIHYAQDLGAVNLTNHLHQTPLHLAVITGQTSVVSFLLRVGADPALLDRHGDSAMHLALRAGAGAPELLRALLQSGAPAVPQLLHMPDFEGLYPVHLAVRARSPECLDLLVDSGAEVEATERQGGRTALHLATEMEELGLVTHLVTKLRANVNARTFAGNTPLHLAAGLGYPTLTRLLLKAGADIHAENEEPLCPLPSPPTSDSDSDSEGPEKDTRSSFRGHTPLDLTCSTKVKTLLLNAAQNTMEPPLTPPSPAGPGLSLGDTALQNLEQLLDGPEAQGSWAELAERLGLRSLVDTYRQTASPSGSLLRSYELAGGDLAGLLEALSDMGLEEGVRLLRGPETRDKLPSTAEVKEDSAYGSQSVEQEAEKLGPPPEPPGGLCHGHPQPQVH, encoded by the exons ATGGAGAGTTGCTACAACCCA GGTCTGGATGGTATTATTGAATATGATGATTTCAAATTGAACTCCTCCATTGTGGAACCCAAGGAGCCAGCCCCAGAGACAG CTGATGGCCCCTACCTGGTGATCGTGGAACAGCCTAAGCAG AGAGGCTTCCGATTTCGATATGGCTGTGAAGGCCCCTCCCACGGAGGACTGCCCGGTGCCTCCAGTGAGAAGGGCCGAAAGACCTATCCCACTGTCAAG ATCTGTAACTACGAGGGACCAGCCAAGATTGAGGTGGACCTGGTAACACACAGTGACCCACCTCGTGCTCATGCCCACAGTCTGGTGGGCAAGCAATGCTCAGAGCTGGGGATCTGCGCCGTTTCTGTGGGGCCCAAGGACATGACTGCCCA ATTTAACAACCTGGGTGTCCTGCATGTGACTAAGAAGAACATGATGGGGACTATGATACAAAAACTTCAGAGGCAGCGGCTCCGCTCTAGGCCCCAGGGCCTTACAG AGGCCGAGCAGCGGGAGCTGGAGCAAGAGGCCAAAGAACTGAAGAAGGTGATGGATCTGAGTATAGTGCGGCTGCGCTTCTCTGCCTTCCTTCGAGCCAGTGATGGCTCCTTCTCCCTGCCCCTGAAGCCAGTCATCTCCCAGCCCATCCATGACAGCA AATCTCCAGGGGCATCAAACCTGAAGATTTCTCGAATGGACAAGACAGCAGGCTCTGTGCGGGGTGGAGATGAAGTTTATCTGCTTTGTGACAAGGTGCAGAAAG ATGACATTGAGGTTCGGTTCTATGAGGATGATGAGAACGGATGGCAGGCCTTTGGGGACTTCTCTCCCACAGATGTGCATAAACAG TATGCCATTGTGTTCCGGACACCCCCCTATCACAAGATGAAGATTGAGCGGCCCGTAACAGTGTTCCTGCAACTGAAACGCAAGCGAGGAGGGGACGTGTCTGATTCCAAACAGTTCACCTATTACCCTCTGGTGGAAG ACAAGGAAGAGGTGCAGCGGAAGCGGAGGAAGGCCTTGCCCACCTTCTCCCAGCCCTTCGGGGGTGGCTCCCACATGGGTGGAGGCTCTGGGGGTGCAGCCGGGGGCTacggaggagctggaggag GTggcagcctcagtttcttcccctGCTCCCTGGCCTACAGCCCCTACCAGTCCGGCGCGGGCCCCATGGGCTGCTacccgggaggcgggggcggggcgcaGATGGCCGCCTCGGTGCCCGGCAGGGACTCCGGGGAGGAAGCTGCGGAGCCGAGCGCCCCCTCCAGGACCCCCCAGTGCAAGCCGCAGGCCCCGGAGATGCTGCGGCGAG CCCGAGAGTACAACGCGCGCCTGTTCGGCCTGGCGCAGCGCAGCGCCCGAGCCCTACTCGACTACGGCGTCACCGCGGACGCGCGCGCGCTGCTAGCGGGACAGCGCCACCTACTGACGGCGCAGGACGAGAACGGAGACAC accactgcacctggccatcatCCACGGGCAGACCAGTGTCGTTGAGCAGATAGCCTGTGTCATCCACTATGCCCAGGACCTCGGCGCCGTCAACCTCACCAACCACCTGCACCAG ACGCCCCTGCACCTGGCGGTGATCACCGGGCAGACGAGTGTGGTGAGCTTTCTGCTGCGGGTGGGTGCAGACCCAGCTCTGCTGGATCGGCATGGAGACTCAGCCATGCATCTGGCGCTGCGGGCAGGCGCTGGTGCCCCTGAACTGCTGCGTGCACTGCTTCAGAGTGGAGCTCCTGCTGTGCCCCAGCTGTTGCATATGCCTGACTTTGAGG GACTGTATCCGGTACACCTGGCGGTCCGAGCCCGAAGCCCCGAGTGCCTGGATCTGCTGGTGGACAGTGGGGCTGAAGTGGAGGCCACAGAGCGGCAGGGGGGGCGAACAGCCTTGCATCTAGCCACAGAGATGGAGGAGCTGGGGTTGGTCACCCATCTGGTCACCAAG CTCCGGGCCAACGTGAACGCTCGCACCTTTGCGGGAAACACACCCCTGCACCTGGCAGCTGGACTAGGGTACCCGACCCTCACCCGCCTCCTTCTGAAGGCTG GTGCTGACATCCATGCTGAAAACGAGGAGCCCCTGTGCCCACTGCCTTCACCCCCTACCTCTGATAGCGACTCGGACTCTGAAGGGCCTGAGAAGGACACCCGAAGCAGCTTCCGGGGCCACACGCCTCTTGACCTCACTTGTAGCACCAAG GTGAAGACCTTGCTGCTAAATGCCGCTCAGAACACCATGGAGCCACCCCTGACCCCGCCCAGCCCTGCAG GGCCGGGACTGTCACTTGGTGATACAGCTCTGCAGAACCTGGAGCAGCTGCTAGACGGGCCAGAAGCccagggcagctgggcagagctgGCAGAGCGTCTGGGGCTGCGCAGCCTGGTGGACACATACCGACAGACGGCCTCCCCCAGCGGCAGCCTCCTGCGCAGCTACGAG
- the NFKB2 gene encoding nuclear factor NF-kappa-B p100 subunit isoform X2 gives MESCYNPGLDGIIEYDDFKLNSSIVEPKEPAPETADGPYLVIVEQPKQRGFRFRYGCEGPSHGGLPGASSEKGRKTYPTVKICNYEGPAKIEVDLVTHSDPPRAHAHSLVGKQCSELGICAVSVGPKDMTAQFNNLGVLHVTKKNMMGTMIQKLQRQRLRSRPQGLTEAEQRELEQEAKELKKVMDLSIVRLRFSAFLRASDGSFSLPLKPVISQPIHDSKSPGASNLKISRMDKTAGSVRGGDEVYLLCDKVQKDDIEVRFYEDDENGWQAFGDFSPTDVHKQYAIVFRTPPYHKMKIERPVTVFLQLKRKRGGDVSDSKQFTYYPLVEDKEEVQRKRRKALPTFSQPFGGGSHMGGGSGGAAGGYGGAGGGGSLSFFPCSLAYSPYQSGAGPMGCYPGGGGGAQMAASVPGRDSGEEAAEPSAPSRTPQCKPQAPEMLRRAREYNARLFGLAQRSARALLDYGVTADARALLAGQRHLLTAQDENGDTPLHLAIIHGQTSVVEQIACVIHYAQDLGAVNLTNHLHQTPLHLAVITGQTSVVSFLLRVGADPALLDRHGDSAMHLALRAGAGAPELLRALLQSGAPAVPQLLHMPDFEGLYPVHLAVRARSPECLDLLVDSGAEVEATERQGGRTALHLATEMEELGLVTHLVTKLRANVNARTFAGNTPLHLAAGLGYPTLTRLLLKAGADIHAENEEPLCPLPSPPTSDSDSDSEGPEKDTRSSFRGHTPLDLTCSTKVKTLLLNAAQNTMEPPLTPPSPAGPGLSLGDTALQNLEQLLDGPEAQGSWAELAERLGLRSLVDTYRQTASPSGSLLRSYELAGGDLAGLLEALSDMGLEEGVRLLRGPETRDKLPSTEVKEDSAYGSQSVEQEAEKLGPPPEPPGGLCHGHPQPQVH, from the exons ATGGAGAGTTGCTACAACCCA GGTCTGGATGGTATTATTGAATATGATGATTTCAAATTGAACTCCTCCATTGTGGAACCCAAGGAGCCAGCCCCAGAGACAG CTGATGGCCCCTACCTGGTGATCGTGGAACAGCCTAAGCAG AGAGGCTTCCGATTTCGATATGGCTGTGAAGGCCCCTCCCACGGAGGACTGCCCGGTGCCTCCAGTGAGAAGGGCCGAAAGACCTATCCCACTGTCAAG ATCTGTAACTACGAGGGACCAGCCAAGATTGAGGTGGACCTGGTAACACACAGTGACCCACCTCGTGCTCATGCCCACAGTCTGGTGGGCAAGCAATGCTCAGAGCTGGGGATCTGCGCCGTTTCTGTGGGGCCCAAGGACATGACTGCCCA ATTTAACAACCTGGGTGTCCTGCATGTGACTAAGAAGAACATGATGGGGACTATGATACAAAAACTTCAGAGGCAGCGGCTCCGCTCTAGGCCCCAGGGCCTTACAG AGGCCGAGCAGCGGGAGCTGGAGCAAGAGGCCAAAGAACTGAAGAAGGTGATGGATCTGAGTATAGTGCGGCTGCGCTTCTCTGCCTTCCTTCGAGCCAGTGATGGCTCCTTCTCCCTGCCCCTGAAGCCAGTCATCTCCCAGCCCATCCATGACAGCA AATCTCCAGGGGCATCAAACCTGAAGATTTCTCGAATGGACAAGACAGCAGGCTCTGTGCGGGGTGGAGATGAAGTTTATCTGCTTTGTGACAAGGTGCAGAAAG ATGACATTGAGGTTCGGTTCTATGAGGATGATGAGAACGGATGGCAGGCCTTTGGGGACTTCTCTCCCACAGATGTGCATAAACAG TATGCCATTGTGTTCCGGACACCCCCCTATCACAAGATGAAGATTGAGCGGCCCGTAACAGTGTTCCTGCAACTGAAACGCAAGCGAGGAGGGGACGTGTCTGATTCCAAACAGTTCACCTATTACCCTCTGGTGGAAG ACAAGGAAGAGGTGCAGCGGAAGCGGAGGAAGGCCTTGCCCACCTTCTCCCAGCCCTTCGGGGGTGGCTCCCACATGGGTGGAGGCTCTGGGGGTGCAGCCGGGGGCTacggaggagctggaggag GTggcagcctcagtttcttcccctGCTCCCTGGCCTACAGCCCCTACCAGTCCGGCGCGGGCCCCATGGGCTGCTacccgggaggcgggggcggggcgcaGATGGCCGCCTCGGTGCCCGGCAGGGACTCCGGGGAGGAAGCTGCGGAGCCGAGCGCCCCCTCCAGGACCCCCCAGTGCAAGCCGCAGGCCCCGGAGATGCTGCGGCGAG CCCGAGAGTACAACGCGCGCCTGTTCGGCCTGGCGCAGCGCAGCGCCCGAGCCCTACTCGACTACGGCGTCACCGCGGACGCGCGCGCGCTGCTAGCGGGACAGCGCCACCTACTGACGGCGCAGGACGAGAACGGAGACAC accactgcacctggccatcatCCACGGGCAGACCAGTGTCGTTGAGCAGATAGCCTGTGTCATCCACTATGCCCAGGACCTCGGCGCCGTCAACCTCACCAACCACCTGCACCAG ACGCCCCTGCACCTGGCGGTGATCACCGGGCAGACGAGTGTGGTGAGCTTTCTGCTGCGGGTGGGTGCAGACCCAGCTCTGCTGGATCGGCATGGAGACTCAGCCATGCATCTGGCGCTGCGGGCAGGCGCTGGTGCCCCTGAACTGCTGCGTGCACTGCTTCAGAGTGGAGCTCCTGCTGTGCCCCAGCTGTTGCATATGCCTGACTTTGAGG GACTGTATCCGGTACACCTGGCGGTCCGAGCCCGAAGCCCCGAGTGCCTGGATCTGCTGGTGGACAGTGGGGCTGAAGTGGAGGCCACAGAGCGGCAGGGGGGGCGAACAGCCTTGCATCTAGCCACAGAGATGGAGGAGCTGGGGTTGGTCACCCATCTGGTCACCAAG CTCCGGGCCAACGTGAACGCTCGCACCTTTGCGGGAAACACACCCCTGCACCTGGCAGCTGGACTAGGGTACCCGACCCTCACCCGCCTCCTTCTGAAGGCTG GTGCTGACATCCATGCTGAAAACGAGGAGCCCCTGTGCCCACTGCCTTCACCCCCTACCTCTGATAGCGACTCGGACTCTGAAGGGCCTGAGAAGGACACCCGAAGCAGCTTCCGGGGCCACACGCCTCTTGACCTCACTTGTAGCACCAAG GTGAAGACCTTGCTGCTAAATGCCGCTCAGAACACCATGGAGCCACCCCTGACCCCGCCCAGCCCTGCAG GGCCGGGACTGTCACTTGGTGATACAGCTCTGCAGAACCTGGAGCAGCTGCTAGACGGGCCAGAAGCccagggcagctgggcagagctgGCAGAGCGTCTGGGGCTGCGCAGCCTGGTGGACACATACCGACAGACGGCCTCCCCCAGCGGCAGCCTCCTGCGCAGCTACGAG